The Nicotiana tabacum cultivar K326 chromosome 14, ASM71507v2, whole genome shotgun sequence genome contains a region encoding:
- the LOC107779125 gene encoding putative indole-3-pyruvate monooxygenase YUCCA10 codes for MATFAKEEVEVVIVGAGPAGLAVSACLNKLAIKNVVLEKEDCCGYLWKKRTYDRLHLHLSKDFCSLPLKPHANSAPKYLSKNEFIQYLDEYVENFNINPKFQCCVEMAFYEKEEKKWNIKVRNVATGEMEFYGCDFLVLASGENNEGYIPKVLGLEKFKGEIIHSSEYKSGQKYEGKEVLVVGSGNSGMEIAFDLSNYRSCASIVVRNPIHVLTREMVHTGMLLLKYLPISLVDTLIAKCAKIRFGNLAELGIPQPEEGPFYIKISKGRSPVIDVGAIDKIKLGEIKVLPGISKIKEHTVEFDNGEEHQFDAIIFATGYKNAATKWLKDHSSIFLDDGTLINEFPNHWKGENGLYCAGFSKRGLFGISMDAKSIVDNINIVIGKKI; via the exons ATGGCTACTTTTGCAAAGGAAGAAGTGGAAGTGGTTATAGTAGGAGCTGGTCCTGCTGGTTTAGCTGTTTCAGCTTGTTTGAACAAATTGGCCATTAAAAATGTTGTGTTAGAAAAAGAAGATTGTTGTGGCTATTTATGGAAAAAAAGGACTTATGATAGACTTCACTTACATTTATCTAAAGATTTTTGTTCATTGCCTTTGAAGCCACATGCAAATTCAGCACCAAAATACTTGtcaaaaaatgagtttattcaATACTTAGATGAATACGTTGAGAATTTTAATATCAACCCAAAATTCCAATGTTGTGTGGAGATGGCATTTtatgaaaaagaagagaaaaaatggAATATCAAAGTAAGAAATGTGGCTACTGGAGAAATGGAATTTTATGGTTGTGATTTCTTGGTTTTGGCTAGTGGTGAAAACAATGAAGGTTATATCCCAAAAGTGCTAGGGCTTGAAAAATTCAAAGGAGAAATTATTCATTCAAGTGAATATAAATCAGGTCAAAAATATGAAGGAAAAGAAGTTTTGGTTGTTGGTTCTGGAAATTCTGGAATGGAGATTGCTTTTGATCTTTCTAATTATAGGAGTTGCGCTTCAATTGTTGTTAGAAACCCG ATTCATGTTCTAACAAGGGAAATGGTGCATACTGGAATGTTATTGCTAAAATATCTACCAATATCTTTGGTAGATACTCTGATTGCAAAGTGTGCTAAGATAAGATTTGGAAATTTGGCAGAATTGGGAATACCTCAACCAGAAGAAGGCCCATTttatatcaaaatatcaaaagGTAGATCTCCAGTAATTGATGTTGGTGCAATTGACAAGATTAAACTTGGAGAGATTAAG GTACTTCCTGGAATATCAAAAATAAAGGAACATACAGTAGAATTTGACAATGGGGAAGAACATCAATTTGATGCAATAATTTTTGCTACTGGATATAAGAATGCAGCTACCAAATGGCTAAAG GATCATAGCTCCATTTTCCTTGATGATGGAACATTGATAAATGAATTTCCAAACCATTGGAAAGGAGAGAATGGGCTTTACTGTGCAGGTTTTTCAAAAAGAGGGCTATTTGGCATATCAATGGATGCCAAATCTATAGTAGATAATATAAACATTGTTATAGGAAAGAAAATCTAG